In the genome of Bacillus sp. S3, one region contains:
- the fliP gene encoding flagellar type III secretion system pore protein FliP (The bacterial flagellar biogenesis protein FliP forms a type III secretion system (T3SS)-type pore required for flagellar assembly.) — protein sequence MVRKLAFLVPLFTLGFITVAYAAEPVGSILPGLDFGSNDPDQVSNTVRIILLITVLSIAPAILVLMTCFTRIIIVLGFVRNALGTQQIPPNQVLVGLALFMTFFIMGPTFSQINKEAFQPFMAGEMTQDQAFKQASGPLKEFMTKNTREKDLALFLDYAKMERPKTVEDIPLTALVPAYAISELKTAFQMGFMIFIPFLVIDMIVSSVLMSMGMMMLPPVMISLPFKILLFVLVDGWHLIVGSLLKSF from the coding sequence GCTGAACCTGTGGGTTCGATTTTACCGGGATTGGATTTCGGTTCAAATGATCCGGATCAAGTGTCAAATACAGTTCGGATTATTCTTCTTATTACCGTCCTATCGATTGCTCCGGCGATTCTTGTACTCATGACCTGTTTTACACGGATAATTATCGTGCTGGGTTTTGTACGCAATGCTCTTGGCACCCAGCAAATCCCACCCAATCAAGTCCTGGTGGGTTTGGCTCTGTTTATGACGTTTTTTATCATGGGTCCTACTTTTTCGCAAATAAATAAAGAGGCCTTCCAGCCGTTTATGGCAGGGGAAATGACCCAGGATCAAGCCTTCAAACAGGCGAGCGGACCGTTAAAAGAATTTATGACGAAAAATACTCGTGAAAAGGACTTAGCCTTGTTTTTGGATTATGCGAAGATGGAACGGCCGAAAACGGTAGAGGACATTCCGTTAACCGCACTTGTTCCTGCCTATGCCATTAGTGAATTAAAGACAGCCTTCCAGATGGGATTCATGATTTTTATCCCATTTCTTGTCATAGACATGATTGTCTCCAGTGTATTAATGTCAATGGGGATGATGATGCTCCCACCTGTCATGATTTCATTGCCATTTAAGATTTTACTATTCGTTTTAGTTGACGGCTGGCATCTCATTGTCGGGTCACTGCTCAAGAGTTTTTAG